A single region of the Penaeus monodon isolate SGIC_2016 chromosome 18, NSTDA_Pmon_1, whole genome shotgun sequence genome encodes:
- the LOC119584758 gene encoding uncharacterized protein LOC119584758: protein MKCFGLWTVLSLLAISEGLQPELPVKVCQDESSYVSLTSTRLQVSTVLSTVTLLDVIPTYVSVTTTNCEPYAITHTVTVSRYQAPHLAYSTHYVTQLKIKEMNRAYTYTSYQPETISITYSATDLEERVTQVVRTTTAKTVSTVSVVKTITASITTTATYTQVDIFSSITYLPVYVTTTMSNAWPILKTVYQTEYIKEAVDYVTTVMETSTAYRCHDGYDY from the coding sequence ATGAAATGTTTTGGTCTGTGGACAGTTCTCTCTTTGCTTGCAATAAGTGAAGGGCTTCAGCCAGAATTACCTGTGAAGGTGTGTCAAGATGAATCTTCCTACGTGTCTTTGACAAGTACTCGACTGCAAGTCAGTACTGTTCTATCCACCGTCACTCTACTGGATGTTATACCTACCTATGTTAGCGTTACCACTACGAACTGTGAACCTTACGCTATTACTCACACGGTAACGGTATCTCGATATCAAGCGCCACACTTGGCTTACTCCACCCATTACGTTACCCAGCTGAAAATCAAAGAAATGAATCGTGCATACACTTATACCAGCTATCAACCCGAAACAATCAGCATTACATACTCGGCTACCGATCTTGAAGAGCGCGTAACACAAGTTGTGAGGACAACTACTGCCAAGACTGTATCAACAGTATCTGTTGTGAAGACAATAACCGCCTCCATTACAACCACTGCAACATACACTCAGGTCGATATCTTCAGCTCCATCACATATTTACCAGTATATGTGACTACGACCATGAGTAACGCCTGGCCAATCCTCAAGACAGTTTACCAGACAGAGTACATTAAAGAAGCAGTTGATTACGTGACAACAGTTATGGAGACATCGACCGCATATCGCTGTCATGACGGCTATGACTATTAA
- the LOC119584759 gene encoding uncharacterized protein LOC119584759 codes for MKYFGLWTVLSLLAISEGLQPELPVKVCQDESSYVSLTSTRLQVSTVLSTVTLLDVIPTYVSVTTTDCEPYAITHTVTVSRYQAPHLAYSTHYVTQLKIKEMNRAYTYTSYQPETISITYSATDLEERVTQVVRTTTAKTVSTVSVVKTVTASITTTATYTQVDVFSSITYLPVYVTTTMSNAWPILKTVYQTEYIKEAFDYVTTVIETSTAYHCHDGYDY; via the coding sequence atgaaatattttggtCTGTGGACAGTTCTCTCTTTGCTTGCAATAAGTGAAGGGCTTCAGCCAGAATTACCTGTGAAGGTGTGTCAAGATGAATCTTCCTACGTGTCTTTGACAAGTACTCGACTGCAAGTCAGTACTGTTCTATCCACCGTCACTCTACTGGATGTTATACCTACCTATGTTAGCGTTACCACTACGGACTGTGAACCTTACGCTATTACTCACACGGTAACGGTATCTCGATATCAAGCGCCACACTTGGCTTACTCCACCCATTACGTTACCCAGCTGAAAATCAAAGAAATGAATCGTGCATACACTTATACCAGCTATCAACCCGAAACAATCAGCATTACATACTCGGCTACCGATCTTGAAGAGCGCGTAACACAAGTTGTGAGGACAACTACTGCCAAGACTGTATCAACAGTATCTGTTGTGAAGACAGTAACCGCCTCCATTACAACCACTGCAACATACACTCAGGTCGATGTCTTCAGCTCCATCACATATTTACCAGTATATGTGACTACGACCATGAGTAACGCCTGGCCAATCCTCAAGACAGTTTACCAGACAGAGTACATTAAAGAAGCATTTGATTACGTGACAACAGTTATTGAGACATCGACCGCATATCATTGTCATGACGGCTATGACTATTAA
- the LOC119584757 gene encoding uncharacterized protein LOC119584757 produces MKYFGLWTVLSLLAISEGLQPELPVKVCQDESSYLSLTSTRLQVSTVLSTVTLLDVIPTYVSVTTTNCEPYAITHTVTVSRYQAPHLAYSTHYVTQLNIKEKNRAYTYTSYQPETISITYSATDLEERVTQVVRTTTAKTVSTVSVVKTVTASITTTATYTQVDIFSSITYLPVYVTTTMSNAWPILKTVYQTEYIKEAVDYVTTVMETSTAYRCHDGYDY; encoded by the coding sequence atgaaatattttggtCTGTGGACAGTTCTCTCTTTGCTTGCAATAAGTGAAGGGCTTCAGCCAGAATTACCTGTGAAGGTGTGTCAAGATGAATCTTCCTACTTGTCTTTGACAAGTACTCGACTGCAAGTCAGTACTGTTCTATCCACCGTCACTCTACTGGATGTTATACCTACCTATGTTAGCGTTACCACTACGAACTGTGAACCTTACGCTATTACTCACACGGTAACGGTATCTCGATATCAAGCGCCACACTTGGCTTACTCCACCCATTACGTTACCCAGCTGAACATCAAAGAGAAGAATCGTGCATACACTTATACCAGCTATCAACCCGAAACAATCAGCATTACATACTCGGCTACCGATCTTGAAGAGCGCGTAACACAAGTTGTGAGGACTACTACTGCCAAGACTGTATCAACAGTATCTGTTGTGAAGACAGTAACCGCCTCCATTACAACCACTGCAACATACACTCAGGTCGATATCTTCAGCTCCATCACATATTTACCAGTATATGTGACTACGACCATGAGTAACGCCTGGCCAATCCTCAAGACAGTTTACCAGACAGAGTACATTAAAGAAGCAGTTGATTACGTGACAACAGTTATGGAGACATCGACCGCATATCGCTGTCATGACGGCTATGACTATTAA
- the LOC119584756 gene encoding uncharacterized protein LOC119584756 yields MKYFGLWTVLSLLAISEGLQPELPVKVCQDEFSYVSLASTRLQVSTVLSTVTLLDVIPTYVSVTTTDCEPYAITHTVTVSRYQAPHLAYSTHYVTQLKIKEMNRAYTYTSYQPETISITYSATDLEERVTQVVRTTTAKTVSTVSVVKTITASITTTATYTQVDIFSSITYLPVYVTTTMSNAWPILKTVYQTEYIKEAVDYVTTVIETSTAYHCHDGYDY; encoded by the coding sequence atgaaatattttggtCTGTGGACAGTTCTCTCTTTGCTTGCAATAAGTGAAGGGCTTCAGCCAGAATTACCTGTGAAGGTGTGTCAAGATGAATTTTCCTACGTGTCTTTGGCAAGTACTCGACTGCAAGTCAGTACTGTTCTATCCACCGTCACTCTACTGGATGTTATACCTACCTATGTTAGCGTTACCACTACGGACTGTGAACCTTACGCTATTACTCACACGGTAACGGTATCTCGATATCAAGCGCCACACTTGGCTTACTCCACCCATTACGTTACCCAGCTGAAAATCAAAGAGATGAATCGTGCATACACTTATACCAGCTATCAACCCGAAACAATCAGCATTACATACTCGGCTACCGATCTTGAAGAGCGCGTAACACAAGTTGTGAGGACAACTACTGCCAAGACTGTATCAACAGTATCTGTTGTGAAGACAATAACCGCCTCCATTACAACCACTGCAACATACACTCAGGTCGATATCTTCAGCTCCATCACATATTTACCAGTATATGTGACTACGACCATGAGTAACGCCTGGCCAATCCTCAAGACAGTTTACCAGACAGAGTACATTAAAGAAGCAGTTGATTACGTGACAACAGTTATTGAGACATCGACCGCATATCATTGTCATGACGGCTATGACTATTAA
- the LOC119584886 gene encoding uncharacterized protein LOC119584886, giving the protein MKYFGLWTVLSLLAISEGLQPELPVKVCQDESSYVSLTSTRLQVSTVLSTVTLLDVIPTYVSVTSANCEPYAITHTVTVSRYQAPHLAYSTHYVTQLKIKEMNRAYTYTSYQPETISITYSATDLEERVTQVVRTTTAKTVSTVSVVKTITASITTTATYTQVDIFSSITYLPVYVTTTMSNAWPILKTVYQTEYIKEAVDYVTTVMETSTAYRCHDGYDY; this is encoded by the coding sequence atgaaatattttggtCTGTGGACAGTTCTCTCTTTGCTTGCAATAAGTGAAGGGCTTCAGCCAGAATTACCTGTGAAGGTGTGTCAAGATGAATCTTCCTACGTGTCTTTGACAAGTACTCGACTGCAAGTCAGTACTGTTCTATCCACCGTCACTCTACTGGATGTTATACCTACCTATGTTAGCGTTACCAGTGCGAACTGTGAACCTTACGCTATTACTCACACGGTAACGGTATCTCGATATCAAGCGCCACACTTGGCTTACTCCACCCATTACGTTACCCAGCTGAAAATCAAAGAAATGAATCGTGCATACACTTATACCAGCTATCAACCCGAAACAATCAGCATTACATACTCGGCTACCGATCTTGAAGAGCGCGTAACACAAGTTGTGAGGACAACTACTGCCAAGACTGTATCAACAGTATCTGTTGTGAAGACAATAACCGCCTCCATTACAACCACTGCAACATACACTCAGGTCGATATCTTCAGCTCCATCACATATTTACCAGTATATGTGACTACGACCATGAGTAACGCCTGGCCAATCCTCAAGACAGTTTACCAGACAGAGTACATTAAAGAAGCAGTTGATTACGTGACAACAGTTATGGAGACATCGACCGCATATCGCTGTCATGACGGCTATGACTATTAA